A single region of the Triplophysa dalaica isolate WHDGS20190420 chromosome 15, ASM1584641v1, whole genome shotgun sequence genome encodes:
- the fhl5 gene encoding four and a half LIM domains protein 5 has product MSAERFDCHYCKDTLLGKKYILKEDTQYCTKCYENLFANCCEECSLPIGCNCKDLSYKDRHWHENCFKCAKCSKSLVDKPFAAKDDLLLCTECYSHEYSSKCTTCKKTIMPGSRKMEYKGNSWHETCFLCQRCQQPIGTKSFIPKDNNYFCVACFEKQFAYQCCACKKAITTGGVTYQDKPWHRECFTCIGCKRQLAGQRFTSRENYPYCLDCFSNLYAKKCVGCTKAITSLAGAKYISFEERQWHSECFTCMQCSVSLVGRGFLTQRDDILCTDCGREK; this is encoded by the exons ATGTCTGCGGAACGATTCGACTGCCATTACTGCAAGGACACTTTGCTCggaaagaaatacattttgaaagaaGACACGCAGTACTGCACAAAGTGTTACGAGAATTTGTTCGCTAACTGTTGCGAGGAGTGTTCTTTGCCAATCGGGTGCAACTGTAAG GACCTTTCCTACAAAGACCGACACTGGCATGAAAATTGCTTCAAGTGTGCCAAATGCAGCAAATCATTGGTGGACAAACCATTTGCTGCTAAAGATGACCTTCTGCTTTGCACTGAGTGCTATTCCCATGAGTACTCTTCAAAGTGCACCACATGCAAGAAAACCATTATGCCAG GTTCGCGAAAAATGGAGTACAAAGGCAACAGCTGGCATGAAACGTGCTTTCTGTGTCAACGCTGTCAGCAACCAATAGGAACAAAGTCTTTCATCCCTAAAGACAACAATTACTTCTGTGTCGCTTGTTTTGAGAAGCAATTTGCCTACCAATGCTGTGCTTGCAAAAAA GCCATTACAACTGGTGGTGTCACCTATCAAGATAAGCCCTGGCACCGGGAATGTTTTACTTGCATTGGATGCAAGAGACAACTGGCAGGCCAGCGTTTCACCTCACGAGAGAACTACCCATACTGCCTTGACTGCTTCAGTAACCTGTATGCCAAGAAATGTGTGGGCTGCACCAAGGCAATTACTA GCCTGGCAGGTGCGAAGTACATCTCCTTTGAAGAACGCCAATGGCACAGTGAATGCTTCACCTGTATGCAGTGCTCCGTTTCTCTGGTGGGCCGCGGGTTTCTAACCCAGCGTGATGACATCCTATGTACCGACTGCGGCAGGGAGAAGTGA
- the si:ch211-266g18.9 gene encoding LOW QUALITY PROTEIN: transforming growth factor-beta receptor-associated protein 1 homolog (The sequence of the model RefSeq protein was modified relative to this genomic sequence to represent the inferred CDS: inserted 3 bases in 2 codons; deleted 4 bases in 3 codons; substituted 10 bases at 10 genomic stop codons), whose protein sequence is MKAFTSLPKIPSGRGRDKSSIQCFEFFGKNLYIGTKEGAVEHLTGNIVSGEGSLAVREVEKRQMGXSGAIGQLTTVPILNHLSVLWDASVTVFNTFSLKPISTPRRIQDMSPFCIRESAVQMRSVSVKLFIANSQKIAVNIYKVCGDRWECLRQVVFFSQIRGSGCAGXLVCVATCDRXFLHDYQSQTTLNLFPWPGKTKYQRETKYGKGEFISNGPGCLGMFVMKKGTSQHAPLFIRAIRAATFRSCKSLNFEKWTHKTALLSRDTYVLALKHQTVHIYSMLEQTVSIQSGKFLVLTRGIFVVAEKEIHRLSPVPLEYQIQDLVSRERVDEALTLLDGVQDXGLSTELICDLYATGMIQFYRTGSADAKELFMXVXVNPREMIRFYPDMPVASXDFTPQTTAVSNAKDLWTLRRDDRPTFQQYLNFLDDFLREVRPTAYAXTCLQDIDSALLKLFLEQXEKLDQLVSSKNNCNLPMCVPDLEQRRRREILNLKLQQLRWQSSVYNADIIYKYIKSSNLHVEXAFLLEKSGKHKKALQVLAYIEQDLYSAESDCRRTSAGQDKDFTHPFFLTLLQVFLESTHQVIPAVDLLGKNAATFDLVSVLRLLPGSWSLKLVLWFLCDSLRGTLHEKRKRGLERSLAKVKHLRXKHASVNRSRLVKKIXVDGGCVCSHSQKRLTGPEFLRRPTGELTHTSCHVGESIQYITEMVLFTCTLHTCSYNI, encoded by the exons atgaaagcCTTTACTAGTCTGCCAAAAATACCCTCTGGGAGAGGCAGAGACAAATCCAGCATTCAGTGTTTTGAGTTTTTCGGTAAAAACCTCTATATTGGGACCAAAGAGGGAGCCGTGGAGCATCTGACTGGAAATATAGTGAGCGGTGAAGGAAGTCTTGCTGTGCGGGAGGTGGAGAAGAGACAGATGGGCTGAAGTGGAGCCATCGGCCAGCTGACGACAGTCCCTATTCTGAATCATCTCTCGGTGCTGTGGGACGCTTCTGTCACAGTGTTTAACACGTTCTCGCTTAAACCCATTTCTACCCCGAGGAGAATCCAGGACATGTCACCTTTCTGCATCCGCGAGTCAGCGGTGCAGATGCGATCTGTTTCTGTGAAGCTTTTCATAGCCAACAGCCAAAAAATTGCAGTGAACATTTATAAGGTGTGTGGGGACAGATGGGAGTGTTTGAGACAGGTGGTTTTTTTCTCACAAATCCGTGGCTCTGGCTGTGCAG GACTTGTCTGTGTGGCCACTTGTGACAGATAGTTTCTCCATGACTATCAGAGCCAAACCACTCTCAACCTTTTCCCGTGGCCTGggaaaacaaaatatcaaagagaaacaaaatatGGAAAAGGGGAATTCATTTCAAATGGGCCAGGATGTTTG GGCATGTTTGTGATGAAGAAAGGCACATCTCAGCATGCTCCTCTG ttcattcgcgcgattcgcgccgcaa CTTTCAGATCATGTAAAagtctcaatttcgaaaaatggaCCCATAAGACTGCTTTGTTGTCCAGGGACACATATGTGCTAGCTCTAAAACATCAGACCGTTCATATCTACAGCATGCTGGAGCAAACGGTTAGTATACAAAGTGGCAAATTTCTCGTCCTTACAAG AGGCATTTTCGTTGTGGCTGAGAAAGAGATTCATCGCCTGTCACCGGTTCCCCTTGAGTATCAAATTCAAGATCTAGttagc agagagagagttgatgAAGCTCTTACACTGCTGGACGGAGTTCAAGATTGAGGATTAAGTACTGAACTGA TATGTGATCTCTATGCCACTGGGATGATACAATTCTACAGGACGGGTTCTGCGGATGCAAAGGAGCTTTTCATGTAAG TATAAGTGAACCCAAGGGAAATGATTAGATTTTATCCAGACATGCCTGTGGCGAGTTAAGATTTCACACCTCAGACAACAGCAGTCAGCAATGCCAAGGATCTCTGGACCTTAAGACGAGACGACCGGCCAACATTTCAGCAATACCTCAACTTCTTGGACGACTTCTTGAGAGAAGTCAGGCCAACCGCTTATGCCTAAACCTGTCTTCAGGATATCGACTCAGCGCTTTTAAAGCTGTTTTTGGAACA AGAGAAACTGGACCAGCTTGTGTCGTCTAAAAATAACTGTAACCTTCCGATGTGTGTGCCTGACCTGGAGCAGCGCAGAAG GAGAGAAATATTGAACCTGAAACTACAGCAATTACGTTGGCAATCTTCTGTTTATAATGCTGACATCATATATA AGTACATAAAGTCCTCAAATCTTCATGTGGAGTAAGCTTTCTTGCTTGAAAAATctggaaaacacaaaaaggCACTGCAGGTTTTGGCCTATATAGAACAAGACCTGTATTCGGCCGAAAGTGACTGTAGGAGGACCTCTGCTGGACAAGATAAGGATTTTACC CACCCTTTTTTTCTCACCCTCCTTCAGGTCTTCCTCGAGTCCACACATCAAGTGATCCCTGCGGTGGACCTGCTGGGCAAAAATGCAGCGACTTTTGACTTAGTCAGCGTGCTG CGGCTTCTGCCGGGTTCATGGTCTTTAAAGTTGGTGCTGTGGTTCCTGTGCGATTCACTGAGAGGAACACTGCATGAGAAGAGAAAAAGGGGTCTGGAGAGGAGCCTAGCCAAGGTGAAACACCTAAGATAGAAGCATGCCTCGGTGAACCGCTCT CGACTCGTGAAAAAAATCTGAGTGGATGGAGGTTGTGTTTGCAGCCACAGCCAGAAACGTCTCACGGGTCCGGAGTTCCTGCGAAGGCCAACGGGAGagctaacacacacatcctGTCATGTTGGAGAAAGCATTCAATACATAACAGAGATGGTCTTATTCACATGTACACTTCATACATGTTCTTACAATATTTAA